The window GGCGACAGCAACACTACCTCCCCGGGGCGGGCCAGCCGGGCAGCCAGCGCCACCGCCTCCTCCAGCGTGCCCACCCGCTCCACCCGCTCCAGAACGGCCTCCCCCAGGCGAGCCCGGGCGGCCTGCACCGCCTCCACAATCCGATCCCCCATCTCTCCGAAACTGATCAGGATCCGCACCCGTCGGACGATATCCCGGGCGGCCTCATCCCAGGGAAGCTGTTTATCCCGCCCTCCAGCCAGCAGAATCAGGGGCTCATCGAAGGCCTCCAGCGCCACCCGCACGCGCTCCGGGGTCGTGGCGATGGAATCGTTCACATAGCGCACCCCGCGCACCTCCCGCACCAGCTCCAGGCGATGGGGCACGCCGGAGAAGGTGATCGCCACCTCCCGGATGGGATCGATGTCCACCCCCAGGCTGCCGGCGATCACTGCCGCTGCCAGAAGGTTCCACCAATTATGCCGGCCCCGCAGGCGCACCTCCTCCACCCGACAGATCGGCCAGGCATCCGCCCCCAGACGCAGGAAGAGGGTCTCCCCTCGAAGGAAGGCCCCACGAGCGACCTCCCGCTCCCGGCTGAAGAACCGCAGCCGCCCCCGCACCGCCGCCGCCAGGGATCGGGCGTTGGGATCATCGTAGCCCAGCACCGCGATGTCCTCGACATCCTGGAAATCCAGGATCCGCTGCTTGGCGGCGATATAGGCTTCCATAGTCTTGTGACGATCGAGATGATTCGGGGTGATGTTCAGCACCGCGGCCACCCGCGGGCTGACCGTCATGATCTCCAGCTGGAAGCTGGAAAGCTCCAGCACCACCCGATCCTCCGGGCCGATCTCCTCAACGGATTCGATCAGCGGGTTGCCGATGTTCCCGCCCACCCACGTTCGAAAGCCCGCCGCCCGGCACATCGCCCCCACGAGGGCCGTCGTGGTCGTCTTCCCGGAGGAGCCCGTGATCCCCGCCGTCCATCCTTGGCAGCGCTCCAGGAACAGCTGCGCATCGTTGGCCAGAGGGATCCCCCGCCGGATCGCCTCCTGGACGATCGGGATGTCCAGGGGAACGCCCCCGCTCAGACAGAGGAGATCGCAATGCTTCAGCAGCGAGAGCGGGTGATCCCCGAGCGCATACCGGATCGGCAGGCCTTCCAGGGTTTGCAGGAAGCCCTGAAGGCGCTCGGCCGGCTGTCGATCGCTGACGGTGACCTCAGCGCCCTGCCGGACCAGCCAGCGGGCCAGCGCCGATCCCTGCCGGCCCAGTCCCAGAATCACTACACGAGCACCAGCAAGATCCCGCATGGCCCATATTCCTGACACCAGGAATCGATCGTCACAACAGCGCCAGCGCCACGCCGATCATGGCGGACCAGATGGCGATTAACCAGAACCGCTGCACCACCTGGGTTTCGGACCATCCGAGCAGCTCGAAATGATGATGGATCGGGCTCATCCGGAACAGCCGCTTCCCCCGCGTCCATTTGAAATAAGCCACCTGCAGGATCACGGAGAGCGTTTCCACCACCGGGATCAGCGCCACGATGGGCAACAGGAGCCACTGGCCGGTCATCAGCGCCACCACTCCCAGGGTCGCCCCCAGGGCCTGGGAGCCGATATCGCCCATGATCAGCTGCGCCGGGTGGGCATTGAACCACAGGAACGCCAGGCACGACCCCACCACGATGAAGGCGAATGTCGCCAGATAGATCT of the Thermoflexus sp. genome contains:
- the murD gene encoding UDP-N-acetylmuramoyl-L-alanine--D-glutamate ligase is translated as MRDLAGARVVILGLGRQGSALARWLVRQGAEVTVSDRQPAERLQGFLQTLEGLPIRYALGDHPLSLLKHCDLLCLSGGVPLDIPIVQEAIRRGIPLANDAQLFLERCQGWTAGITGSSGKTTTTALVGAMCRAAGFRTWVGGNIGNPLIESVEEIGPEDRVVLELSSFQLEIMTVSPRVAAVLNITPNHLDRHKTMEAYIAAKQRILDFQDVEDIAVLGYDDPNARSLAAAVRGRLRFFSREREVARGAFLRGETLFLRLGADAWPICRVEEVRLRGRHNWWNLLAAAVIAGSLGVDIDPIREVAITFSGVPHRLELVREVRGVRYVNDSIATTPERVRVALEAFDEPLILLAGGRDKQLPWDEAARDIVRRVRILISFGEMGDRIVEAVQAARARLGEAVLERVERVGTLEEAVALAARLARPGEVVLLSPGGASYDAYRDFEERGAHFRQLVEALG